One part of the Alistipes onderdonkii genome encodes these proteins:
- the trmD gene encoding tRNA (guanosine(37)-N1)-methyltransferase TrmD, translated as MRIDILTVVPELLTSPLNESILHRAQEKGLVRIVVHNLHDYAHDRRKTTDDYPFGGEAGMVLKCEPVFELVEKLQSERHYDEIIYTSPDGIRYDQHEANRLSTLENIIILCGHYKGIDHRIREHLVTREISIGDYVLTGGELAACIIADSVVRIIPGAIGDEASALTDSFQDNLLAPPVYTRPAEFRGWRVPDVLLSGNFAQIARWQDEQSLERTRQLRPDLLGE; from the coding sequence ATGCGCATTGACATCCTCACCGTCGTACCCGAACTGCTGACCTCGCCCCTCAACGAGTCGATCCTGCACCGTGCGCAGGAGAAGGGGCTCGTCCGGATCGTCGTCCACAACCTCCACGACTACGCCCACGACCGCCGCAAGACCACCGACGACTACCCCTTCGGCGGCGAGGCGGGCATGGTTCTGAAGTGCGAACCGGTTTTCGAGCTGGTCGAGAAACTCCAGTCCGAGAGACACTACGACGAGATCATCTACACCTCGCCCGACGGCATACGCTACGACCAGCACGAGGCCAACCGCCTCTCGACGCTCGAAAACATCATCATCCTCTGCGGCCACTACAAGGGCATCGACCACCGCATCCGCGAACACCTCGTCACGCGCGAAATCTCGATCGGCGACTACGTGCTCACGGGCGGCGAACTGGCGGCCTGCATCATCGCCGACTCGGTCGTGCGGATCATCCCGGGCGCCATCGGCGACGAAGCCTCGGCGCTCACCGACTCGTTCCAGGACAACCTGCTGGCGCCGCCGGTCTACACGCGCCCGGCCGAGTTCCGCGGCTGGAGGGTTCCCGACGTGCTGCTCTCGGGCAACTTCGCCCAGATCGCCCGGTGGCAGGACGAACAGTCCCTCGAACGCACCCGGCAGCTGCGGCCCGACCTGCTGGGCGAATAA
- a CDS encoding S8 family serine peptidase produces MKRKTSLIVWGAVLLLAAYGIYDLVREVRRSYTSCYAHTYSHAIGQMMGPRFDSLTPRGEGIRIGVVDAGFGGLRDDRFTRRLRVADYLDLTDGDTTGFFRDDCDHGTRVTRNIGGFSNDTLLGLACKADYYLVKSDLEHGEPREDERRLCRALAWLAQRQVDVVNISLGYTVFDDFDGYTPQMLDGRTALCSRFLDSLLDAHPRMVVVQSAGNEGKNKWRHISFPGDVAEAVTVGAADSEGTGRSGKSGTGYYPHPVKPDLVVYDSPNGTSFSTPVVTGLCAALMGYRPMKRRELIRLLHASGTRSAAPDLETGYGIPQCDTLLGFLDTPAELQTLPLNATQ; encoded by the coding sequence ATGAAACGGAAGACTTCGCTCATCGTCTGGGGTGCCGTCCTGCTGCTCGCCGCCTACGGCATCTACGACCTCGTACGGGAGGTCAGGCGCAGCTATACTTCCTGCTACGCACACACCTATTCGCATGCCATCGGGCAGATGATGGGGCCGCGGTTCGATTCGCTCACACCCCGGGGCGAGGGCATCCGCATCGGGGTGGTCGACGCCGGTTTCGGCGGGCTGCGCGACGACCGCTTCACGCGCCGTCTCCGGGTCGCGGACTACCTCGACCTGACGGACGGCGACACGACGGGATTCTTCCGCGACGACTGCGACCACGGCACCCGGGTCACACGGAACATCGGGGGCTTCTCCAACGACACCCTGCTGGGGCTGGCCTGCAAAGCCGACTACTACCTGGTGAAATCCGACCTCGAGCACGGCGAGCCGCGCGAGGACGAACGCCGCCTGTGCCGGGCCCTGGCCTGGCTCGCACAGCGGCAGGTCGACGTGGTCAACATCTCGCTGGGCTATACCGTATTCGACGATTTCGACGGCTATACGCCGCAGATGCTCGACGGCCGCACGGCGCTCTGCTCGCGTTTTCTCGACAGCCTGCTCGATGCACACCCGCGCATGGTCGTCGTACAAAGCGCCGGCAACGAGGGGAAAAACAAATGGCGCCACATCTCGTTCCCCGGGGATGTCGCCGAGGCCGTCACGGTCGGCGCGGCCGACTCCGAAGGCACGGGGCGTTCGGGCAAGAGCGGCACCGGCTACTACCCGCACCCCGTCAAGCCTGACCTGGTGGTGTACGACTCCCCGAACGGCACGTCGTTCTCGACGCCCGTGGTCACGGGGCTGTGTGCCGCCCTCATGGGGTACAGGCCGATGAAACGCCGCGAGCTGATCCGCCTGCTGCACGCTTCGGGCACCCGCAGCGCAGCGCCCGACCTCGAAACGGGCTACGGCATCCCGCAGTGCGACACCCTGCTCGGATTCCTGGATACCCCCGCTGAATTACAAACCCTACCGCTAAACGCAACGCAATGA
- the lpxB gene encoding lipid-A-disaccharide synthase produces the protein MKYYLIAGEPSGDLHGSNLIKGLLKADPEARLRFWGGDLMAAAGGEANLAKHYRETSFFGIVQVLKNLRTIKRQMRECRADVAAFAPDVLILVDYPGFNIKMARWAKEHGIRTFYYIAPKVWAWREWRVKAIRRYVDRLFVIFPFECGYFPRHGVEPIFEGNPLVDAIEARRTSLPSPDEFRRRHGLDRRPIIALLAGSRRGEIRDNLPLMADLSRKFPEHQFVVAGVAWLDRALYEQYMAGSGIRYVCDQTYETLAAAEAAVVTSGTATLETALLGIPEVVVYRTLWFQVRLRPYVLKVPWVSLVNLNLGREAVAEVIQSDLDTTRAERELRAIVAGGEKRGRMLADFAELRTVIGGPGASDRFAARMVAELRAPETK, from the coding sequence ATGAAATACTACCTCATCGCCGGCGAGCCCTCGGGCGACCTGCACGGCTCGAATCTGATAAAAGGACTCCTCAAAGCCGATCCCGAAGCACGGCTGCGCTTCTGGGGCGGCGACCTGATGGCCGCGGCGGGCGGCGAGGCGAACCTGGCCAAGCACTACCGCGAAACCTCATTCTTCGGCATCGTGCAGGTGCTGAAAAACCTGCGGACGATCAAACGGCAGATGCGCGAATGCCGGGCCGACGTCGCGGCATTCGCCCCCGACGTGCTGATCCTGGTCGACTACCCCGGCTTCAACATAAAGATGGCGCGCTGGGCCAAAGAGCACGGCATCCGCACCTTCTATTACATCGCCCCGAAGGTCTGGGCATGGCGCGAGTGGCGCGTGAAGGCCATCCGCCGCTATGTCGACAGGCTGTTCGTCATCTTCCCCTTCGAATGCGGCTACTTCCCCAGGCACGGCGTCGAACCGATTTTCGAAGGCAACCCGCTCGTAGACGCCATCGAGGCCCGGCGCACCTCGCTCCCCTCGCCCGACGAGTTCCGCCGCCGGCACGGGCTCGACCGCAGGCCGATCATCGCCCTGCTGGCCGGCAGCCGCCGGGGCGAGATCCGCGACAACCTGCCGCTGATGGCCGACCTGTCGCGCAAATTCCCGGAGCACCAGTTCGTCGTGGCGGGCGTAGCATGGCTCGACCGCGCGCTCTACGAACAGTATATGGCCGGCAGCGGCATCCGTTACGTCTGCGACCAGACCTACGAGACGCTCGCCGCGGCCGAAGCCGCCGTGGTAACGTCCGGGACGGCAACGCTCGAAACGGCGCTGCTCGGCATCCCCGAAGTGGTGGTCTACCGCACGCTCTGGTTCCAGGTCAGGCTCCGGCCCTATGTACTGAAAGTACCCTGGGTGTCGCTCGTGAACCTCAACCTCGGGCGCGAGGCGGTCGCCGAGGTCATTCAGTCCGACCTCGACACCACGCGCGCCGAACGCGAGCTGCGGGCGATCGTCGCGGGCGGGGAGAAACGCGGACGGATGCTCGCCGACTTCGCCGAATTACGTACGGTTATCGGGGGCCCGGGCGCCAGCGACCGTTTCGCCGCCCGGATGGTCGCGGAATTGCGCGCACCGGAAACGAAATAA
- a CDS encoding DUF3784 domain-containing protein: MDDFTILLLGGVLLIVVGLLVKRFPMLIAGYNTMPPAKKKNVDIGGLSSFMRRHLVIMGALWILFTVVLELTDQTDTLAVIYVIYLLPYVVWMLVRAQRYDHN; the protein is encoded by the coding sequence ATGGACGATTTCACGATACTCCTGCTCGGCGGCGTACTGCTGATCGTCGTCGGCCTGCTGGTAAAGCGGTTCCCGATGCTGATCGCGGGCTACAACACCATGCCGCCCGCAAAGAAGAAAAACGTCGACATCGGGGGCTTGTCTTCGTTCATGCGGCGCCACCTCGTGATTATGGGAGCTTTATGGATCCTATTTACGGTCGTCCTGGAACTAACCGACCAGACGGACACGCTGGCAGTGATTTACGTAATTTACCTGCTGCCTTACGTCGTTTGGATGCTCGTTCGGGCACAACGGTACGACCACAACTGA
- a CDS encoding fumarylacetoacetate hydrolase family protein yields MKIICIARNYAAHAEELDRQVGGGTPCPPEPTWFLKPDTALLRNNDPFYIPAFSQEVHYECELVVRINRVGKGIAERFAHRYYDQVGLGIDFTARDLQRQAIAEGLPWERCKAFDRSAALSPRFVPLQELGGDVQSLHFTLEVNGQTRQRGDTSGMLFSVDRIIASVSQYMTLRMGDLLYTGTPAGVGPVRPGDNLRAVLEGRELLNFDIR; encoded by the coding sequence ATGAAAATCATCTGCATAGCACGCAACTACGCCGCACACGCCGAGGAGCTCGACCGCCAAGTCGGCGGCGGCACGCCGTGCCCGCCGGAGCCTACCTGGTTCCTCAAGCCCGACACGGCGCTGCTGCGCAACAACGACCCGTTCTACATCCCCGCCTTCTCGCAGGAGGTACACTACGAATGCGAGCTGGTCGTACGCATCAACCGCGTAGGCAAGGGCATCGCCGAACGTTTCGCGCACCGCTATTACGACCAGGTGGGACTGGGCATCGACTTCACGGCCCGCGACCTGCAACGGCAGGCCATCGCCGAGGGGCTGCCGTGGGAGCGCTGCAAGGCGTTCGACCGCTCGGCGGCCCTCTCGCCCCGATTCGTACCTTTGCAGGAGCTGGGCGGCGACGTGCAGTCCCTGCACTTCACGCTGGAGGTAAACGGGCAGACGCGCCAGCGGGGCGACACATCCGGGATGCTCTTCTCTGTCGACCGGATCATCGCCTCGGTGTCGCAGTACATGACGCTGCGCATGGGCGACCTGCTCTACACGGGCACGCCGGCCGGCGTGGGGCCCGTACGCCCGGGCGACAACCTGCGCGCCGTGCTCGAAGGCCGCGAACTGCTCAACTTCGACATCCGCTGA
- a CDS encoding Maf family nucleotide pyrophosphatase, which produces MLLKDKLKPYRLLLASQSPRRRELMTGCGLPYELAPKYECEEVYPAGMPGEEVPLYLSRLKSEAYPAALAPNEILLTADTVVVSDGEVLGKPLGREEAAQMLRRLSGRRHTVVSGVTLRTPGRTHTFAAKSSVWFRPLADEEIAYYLDACRPYDKAGSYGIQEWIGYAAIEKINGSFYNVMGLPIQKVYTELDKFLK; this is translated from the coding sequence ATGTTGCTCAAAGACAAACTCAAGCCTTACCGCCTGCTGCTGGCATCGCAGTCGCCGCGCCGACGGGAACTGATGACGGGCTGCGGGCTCCCGTACGAACTCGCCCCCAAATACGAATGCGAGGAGGTCTACCCCGCCGGCATGCCCGGCGAAGAGGTGCCGCTCTACCTCTCGCGGCTCAAAAGCGAAGCCTACCCGGCGGCGCTGGCCCCGAATGAAATCCTGCTGACGGCCGACACGGTGGTGGTCTCCGACGGCGAGGTGCTCGGCAAGCCCCTCGGCCGCGAAGAGGCCGCGCAGATGCTCCGCCGCCTCTCGGGGCGCCGGCACACGGTGGTCTCGGGCGTCACGCTGCGCACCCCCGGGCGGACGCACACCTTCGCCGCCAAGAGCAGCGTGTGGTTCCGCCCGCTCGCGGACGAGGAGATCGCCTATTACCTCGACGCCTGCCGTCCCTACGACAAGGCCGGCTCGTACGGCATCCAGGAGTGGATCGGCTACGCCGCCATCGAAAAGATCAACGGCTCGTTCTACAACGTGATGGGGCTCCCGATCCAGAAAGTATACACCGAACTCGACAAATTCCTCAAATAA
- a CDS encoding S46 family peptidase, producing MKRTLLTLFCTLLALAASADEGMWLPSLISQRIDDMRAKGFRLTAEDIYSINKASMKDAVVLFNGGCTGELISSEGLLLTNHHCGYDAIQAHSSVEHDYLTNGFWAMSRREELPNKELNVRFLVRMEEVTDRIAAGETKAEIIRRAEAEGKGYKASVEQMYYGNQQFLFIYEQFDDVRLVGAPPSSIGKFGGDTDNWIWPRHTGDFSLFRIYAGKDNKPAAYSPENVPYRPKRHFTISTAGVEEGDFTMIYGFPGNTQEYILSDAVAYIAERSDPAKIAIRTGRLDIISAAQESDPALRIHYAAKHASIANAWKKWQGEALGIGRLGTVASKRAYEQEFAAWAQDKPEYRSVVADLKAEYARIADAYFAREITRETLGALPERYTPEERAEAAFARREQTERALFEWLFGQYARRCPVQYQIPAFLAGVAASGSPEAYAGEVFDTLWREGADTTAVHALHKDTERILGHIDWMLGTKSLRNLNSGRLNELYTTYIKGLREWDTLRAFYPDANLTLRVAYGHVGGYEYADGEYHKPQTTLDGIIAKDNPEIYDYDIPQALRELYATKDYGRWATTIDGRRTVPVCFLATNHTTGGNSGSPIINGRGELVGLNFDRTWRSTMSDVAFDETICRNIAVDVRYVLFVIDRIGGAGYLFGEMDFSRRK from the coding sequence ATGAAACGCACGCTACTTACCCTGTTCTGTACGCTCCTCGCGCTGGCGGCCTCCGCCGACGAGGGCATGTGGCTCCCGAGCCTCATCTCGCAGCGCATCGACGACATGCGCGCCAAAGGATTCCGCCTCACGGCCGAAGACATCTACTCGATCAACAAAGCCTCGATGAAGGATGCCGTGGTGCTGTTCAACGGCGGCTGCACGGGCGAACTGATTTCGTCCGAAGGGCTGCTGCTCACCAACCACCACTGCGGCTACGACGCCATACAGGCGCATTCGAGCGTCGAACACGACTACCTGACCAACGGCTTCTGGGCCATGTCGCGCCGGGAGGAACTGCCCAACAAGGAGCTCAACGTACGCTTCCTCGTCCGCATGGAAGAGGTCACCGACCGCATCGCTGCGGGCGAAACGAAGGCCGAAATCATCCGCCGGGCCGAGGCCGAAGGCAAGGGCTACAAGGCCTCGGTCGAGCAGATGTACTACGGCAACCAGCAGTTCCTGTTCATCTACGAGCAGTTCGACGACGTACGCCTGGTCGGCGCGCCGCCCTCGTCGATCGGCAAGTTCGGCGGCGACACCGACAACTGGATATGGCCCCGCCACACGGGCGACTTCTCGCTCTTCCGCATCTACGCCGGCAAGGACAACAAGCCCGCCGCCTACTCGCCCGAGAATGTTCCCTACCGCCCCAAGCGGCATTTCACCATCTCGACCGCCGGGGTCGAAGAGGGGGATTTCACGATGATCTACGGCTTCCCCGGCAATACGCAGGAGTACATCCTCTCGGACGCCGTGGCTTACATCGCCGAGCGCTCCGACCCGGCCAAGATCGCCATCCGCACGGGGCGCCTCGACATCATCTCCGCGGCACAGGAGAGCGACCCGGCGCTGCGCATCCATTACGCCGCCAAACACGCCTCGATCGCCAACGCATGGAAGAAATGGCAGGGCGAGGCGCTGGGCATCGGCCGCCTGGGCACCGTGGCCTCGAAACGCGCCTATGAGCAGGAATTCGCCGCCTGGGCGCAGGACAAACCCGAATACCGCAGCGTCGTCGCCGACCTCAAAGCCGAATACGCCCGCATCGCGGACGCCTATTTCGCCCGCGAGATCACACGCGAAACGCTCGGCGCGCTGCCCGAGCGCTACACCCCCGAAGAGCGTGCCGAAGCCGCCTTCGCACGGCGCGAGCAGACGGAACGGGCACTCTTCGAATGGCTTTTCGGCCAGTATGCCCGCCGCTGCCCCGTGCAGTACCAGATTCCGGCATTCCTGGCCGGCGTCGCCGCCAGCGGGTCGCCCGAAGCCTACGCCGGCGAGGTATTCGACACGCTGTGGCGGGAGGGCGCCGACACCACGGCGGTGCACGCCCTGCACAAGGACACCGAACGCATACTCGGCCACATCGACTGGATGCTGGGCACCAAGTCGCTGCGCAACCTCAACAGCGGACGCCTCAACGAACTCTACACGACCTACATCAAGGGGCTGCGCGAGTGGGACACCCTGCGGGCCTTCTACCCCGATGCCAACCTCACGCTGCGCGTGGCCTACGGCCATGTCGGGGGCTACGAATATGCCGACGGCGAATACCACAAACCGCAGACCACCCTCGACGGCATCATCGCCAAGGACAACCCCGAGATTTACGACTACGACATCCCGCAGGCGCTGCGCGAGCTCTATGCCACGAAGGACTACGGACGCTGGGCGACGACGATCGACGGCCGCAGGACGGTACCCGTCTGCTTCCTGGCCACCAACCACACGACGGGCGGCAACTCCGGTTCGCCGATCATCAACGGCCGGGGCGAACTGGTGGGGCTGAATTTCGACCGCACATGGCGCTCGACGATGAGCGACGTGGCGTTCGACGAAACGATCTGCCGCAACATCGCCGTAGACGTCCGCTACGTGCTGTTCGTCATCGACCGCATCGGCGGGGCGGGATACCTGTTCGGCGAAATGGATTTCAGCCGCCGCAAATAG
- a CDS encoding S41 family peptidase, translating to MKTILYTWFAVLLFGMAAVSCGDDDTKNNDTTGITGSSWKASETVGADRTTKKYTFKASANWVAQSDKPEWCKILTSSGDKGSDRQLNITVEANETGSTRSANITVQVSGYARAAQFAITQLGSSSGGTGADTELNKQVDKILEYYYLWNGEYRQMSRDLSLDYISSSDNFLKRTLLEMTTNDLDKKRQSNGSYSVYSYLLRTPLTKAVDGTKPEVNHEVAKKKEYGFGIAGLMGVRFVDGNNQPTGEYGLVVTSVYPDSPASEAGFRRGTFFAQYNGAAITAANLNSVYGTLIAPGGASTVKLTENKQGAQPVSLTAREIYPNPVIHSEVITSGAHRIGYLVYDSFDAAYDDELLVAVKKLKDGNITDMVLDLRNNGGGHVISSNMLSTCIAGAACQGKVYEYYRYNDSRMATVEKTARETGKEYDTAAKKFFDEFYYGDYYGVDLRNYALNMTRLYVLVTGNTASSSEAVINTLRGLEGFTVKLIGEKTNGKNVGMEVSKFTVGNYSYELAPISFQGYNAKQVTVDKNGLAVDTACEEWDGELKDYGDRSEPMLAAALSQITGQRSASVSGTRSTAPGVRPATDIALPDLSNRPSGMIVFLPAAEE from the coding sequence ATGAAAACAATCCTTTACACATGGTTCGCCGTCCTCCTGTTCGGCATGGCGGCAGTATCCTGCGGCGATGACGACACAAAGAACAACGACACGACGGGCATAACCGGCTCGTCGTGGAAAGCATCGGAGACGGTGGGCGCCGACCGCACGACCAAGAAATACACGTTCAAGGCCTCCGCCAACTGGGTGGCGCAGAGCGACAAGCCGGAATGGTGCAAGATACTCACCTCGTCGGGCGACAAGGGCAGCGACCGGCAGCTCAACATCACCGTCGAAGCCAACGAGACCGGCAGCACGCGCAGCGCGAACATCACCGTACAGGTGAGCGGCTACGCGAGGGCGGCACAGTTCGCCATCACCCAGCTCGGAAGCAGCAGCGGCGGCACGGGCGCAGACACCGAGCTCAACAAACAGGTAGACAAGATCCTGGAGTATTACTACCTGTGGAACGGCGAATACCGGCAAATGTCGCGCGACCTCTCGCTGGATTACATCAGTTCCAGCGACAATTTCCTGAAACGCACGCTGCTGGAGATGACGACCAACGACCTCGACAAAAAACGGCAGAGCAACGGCAGCTACTCGGTTTACTCCTACCTGCTGCGGACGCCCCTCACAAAGGCCGTCGACGGGACGAAGCCCGAGGTCAACCACGAGGTCGCAAAGAAGAAGGAGTACGGCTTCGGCATCGCGGGCCTGATGGGCGTGAGGTTTGTGGACGGCAACAACCAACCTACGGGAGAATACGGGCTGGTCGTCACGTCGGTCTACCCGGACTCCCCGGCATCGGAAGCAGGGTTCCGGCGGGGCACGTTCTTCGCCCAGTACAACGGCGCGGCCATCACTGCCGCAAACCTGAATTCGGTCTACGGCACGTTAATAGCCCCGGGAGGCGCAAGCACGGTCAAGCTCACCGAAAACAAGCAGGGCGCGCAGCCCGTATCGCTCACAGCACGCGAAATATACCCCAATCCGGTAATCCACAGCGAAGTAATCACCTCCGGTGCGCATAGGATCGGCTACCTGGTCTACGACAGCTTCGACGCGGCCTATGACGACGAACTGCTCGTGGCCGTCAAGAAACTCAAGGACGGGAACATTACCGACATGGTGCTCGACCTGCGCAACAACGGCGGCGGGCACGTCATCTCGTCGAACATGCTTTCCACCTGCATCGCCGGCGCAGCCTGCCAGGGCAAGGTCTACGAATATTACCGGTACAACGACAGCCGCATGGCCACGGTCGAAAAAACGGCGAGGGAGACCGGCAAGGAGTACGACACGGCGGCAAAAAAATTCTTCGACGAATTCTATTACGGCGACTATTACGGCGTCGACCTGCGGAACTACGCGCTGAACATGACCCGGCTGTACGTGCTCGTTACGGGCAACACGGCCTCGTCGAGCGAAGCCGTCATCAATACGCTGCGCGGGTTGGAAGGCTTCACGGTGAAGCTCATCGGCGAAAAGACCAACGGCAAGAACGTCGGCATGGAGGTCAGCAAATTCACCGTAGGCAATTACAGCTACGAACTGGCCCCGATATCGTTCCAGGGCTACAACGCCAAGCAGGTGACCGTCGACAAGAACGGACTGGCGGTCGACACCGCGTGCGAGGAATGGGACGGGGAGTTGAAGGATTACGGCGACCGGAGCGAGCCGATGCTGGCAGCGGCCCTGAGCCAGATCACCGGGCAGAGATCGGCAAGCGTATCGGGCACGCGCAGCACCGCGCCGGGTGTACGTCCGGCAACGGACATCGCATTGCCCGACTTATCGAACCGCCCGAGCGGCATGATCGTATTCCTGCCGGCTGCGGAGGAGTAA
- a CDS encoding site-specific integrase, with translation MQQGSSPIPKRCSQSLAAGRYVPLRNRGMLRWSPTLVRNRFLIGAFSGMRVSDFSRFSESNIVDGMIMMRTRKTDTPIAIPLHPVIQRILESDFDLSKTISDQKMNVYIKVVAKMAGTDEKVTICKHRGGEVKEIRIEKYALISTHTARRSFATHLQRSKVPLSSISMALGHKKVTTTMRYLRLGVDENAAILAGSSFFKDFEEGE, from the coding sequence ATGCAGCAAGGATCTTCTCCAATTCCGAAGCGTTGTTCCCAAAGTCTGGCTGCAGGTCGGTACGTCCCACTGCGAAATCGAGGAATGCTTCGCTGGTCACCGACACTGGTACGGAACCGGTTTCTCATCGGGGCATTTTCGGGCATGAGGGTGTCTGACTTTAGTCGCTTCAGCGAATCTAATATTGTCGATGGAATGATTATGATGCGTACGCGTAAGACGGATACCCCTATTGCCATTCCCCTTCATCCCGTGATACAAAGAATCCTCGAGAGCGATTTTGACCTGTCAAAAACGATTTCTGACCAGAAAATGAATGTCTATATCAAAGTGGTGGCGAAAATGGCAGGGACCGACGAAAAAGTGACAATTTGCAAACATCGAGGAGGAGAGGTGAAGGAGATCCGGATTGAGAAGTATGCTTTGATCTCTACCCATACTGCCCGGCGATCTTTCGCCACGCATCTTCAGCGTTCCAAGGTTCCGCTTTCTTCGATCTCGATGGCGTTAGGGCATAAAAAGGTTACAACAACGATGCGGTATCTGCGATTAGGGGTGGATGAGAATGCTGCTATACTTGCGGGAAGCTCCTTTTTTAAGGACTTTGAAGAGGGCGAGTAG
- a CDS encoding FimB/Mfa2 family fimbrial subunit yields MMKLLKILCTLLGITAVSAGCIKEDMSGCPPEVNTYLTFSYRGDTDDPTMFRKMIGRVSLYVFDSASGQHILTKTVGEADLRLFEGTQLYLPEGNYRIVSWANAANNTEILVNGALSQGRVHAPGYTARKRIATNDHLYYGELDITVPATAIQPGNNAIKVTGDIPHRSAHINIEIYTKGFGHKDKPVTWPVVEMGGLMPQYDMGMTPAQPFEATYYPTVAWDSEQNVAAARFSVLRFSDKNDITVTVREPAPDNTAKATVNLEKYMIDNNISVDGRNEATVRLLFEFTDLGVTVTIPGWTGGDVDPEI; encoded by the coding sequence ATGATGAAACTATTGAAAATACTCTGTACTCTTCTGGGCATTACAGCCGTATCGGCGGGTTGTATTAAGGAAGACATGAGCGGCTGTCCGCCGGAGGTGAACACGTATCTTACGTTCAGCTACCGGGGCGATACGGACGATCCGACGATGTTTCGGAAAATGATCGGTCGCGTGTCGCTTTATGTTTTCGATAGCGCAAGCGGACAGCACATCCTGACGAAAACCGTAGGCGAAGCCGACTTGCGACTTTTCGAAGGCACACAGCTTTACCTGCCCGAAGGCAACTACAGAATCGTATCGTGGGCCAATGCCGCGAACAATACGGAAATTCTCGTAAACGGAGCCTTGTCGCAGGGACGCGTACATGCGCCCGGGTACACAGCTCGGAAGCGCATTGCGACCAACGACCATCTCTATTACGGGGAATTAGACATAACGGTGCCGGCGACCGCTATACAGCCGGGTAACAACGCCATAAAGGTAACGGGAGACATTCCGCACAGGAGCGCGCACATCAATATTGAAATTTACACAAAAGGTTTCGGACACAAGGACAAACCGGTGACGTGGCCGGTTGTCGAGATGGGCGGACTGATGCCCCAATATGATATGGGGATGACCCCTGCACAGCCGTTCGAGGCCACCTACTACCCGACGGTGGCATGGGATTCGGAACAAAACGTCGCAGCGGCACGCTTCTCCGTACTGCGCTTTTCCGACAAAAACGATATTACGGTAACTGTTCGTGAGCCCGCACCGGATAATACAGCAAAGGCCACAGTGAATCTCGAAAAATATATGATCGACAACAATATCTCCGTGGACGGCCGGAACGAGGCTACGGTTCGGCTGCTTTTCGAGTTTACCGATCTGGGAGTTACAGTGACTATCCCGGGCTGGACAGGCGGGGATGTCGATCCTGAAATCTGA